From a region of the Kwoniella newhampshirensis strain CBS 13917 chromosome 11, whole genome shotgun sequence genome:
- a CDS encoding 3-methyl-2-oxobutanoate hydroxymethyltransferase, translating to MLPRPARLLRQHSLPHLIFTSPNSNVFANSNRTAFGPSIQSRYASSSSSSGQLIRKSAAPELDDSFRQLIKGDMNMGLGFASGSGSRGKGKGRVGPILPDIELAEEEEPSPYPETAKSNDGPSTHDLGLVIDQGPQNLSSSSNSTPSKKQYGLRNDDEDEMVGEQVYTRREERRSPAVVLGSKRLGAVVLPDEMKRGIQRQIDEHEDPRQIRLSYLSLPASSPRARDRDTKHDHRSGKSRKTFEGELAKAAGVLPGQYGVVRNVMEEMERRFGKGWLGDGEVVEFSGGLGPGIWATMDAMGALPSSGESPRAEKLNIQLVHSSRHGLDLAKKISEAAPDSAVDIQLSRKYTFTGHTPSLVLSTFQLSLLPTQPSQQTHLLDLLALESPYLVLIDRSTPEGWAAISRARTFILEQSTPENSLHVIAPCPHDGACPLASTDDICGFSQRLQRPSFVRKTKHSSRGEEDAGYCYLVVGRGERPSFTADAIQSEGLRRAGRIGGVGNEEAEKARLKTKGRSIIREIEGHEAILEVVSLHEPQESDDSRSSTESLDKDEIEGSLRQEAYSWPRMVAPPMKRSGHVTMDACCPDGNIQRLTFSKSHSKQGYHDARKSSWGDLFPHESKATPVIRTRGVRRLRKAEKEEDEGLVQEILAAGLEEELESEKDFLAGRLGTESDLDELERLGIKPPTAKVISGGVTHQGEDVTFWRSGDIGPFGQHGQKRQFSSAARPRRATAAYRSTPILRKRQMSVRPQARKSKVTLATLDAMSASKTPITVLTAYDYPTALLSESCGVDMVLVGDSLSQVALGHDSTTAITLDEMIHHAQAVTRGVTSAFVFADMPFGSFEVSLEYGVANVLRMIKEGGVDGVKIEGGLEILPLVKRLSEIGIPVMPHLGLQPQRATSLSGYLVQGRTARGSLEILETAEKMRDAGAFAVLLEAIPSGVARVITEQVRGLITIGIGAGKGTNGQVLVITDVLGVYADDQDVSPLDIEMSTSALTTSDLGSSVCSPNNTNALPHKPSTAPRFVRQFGSVGQEARRAVRAYVNAVREGSFPDTKESYGMKKEEWEEFQNMVKSSKGA from the exons ATGCTGCCTCGACCCGCACGACTCCTCCGTCAACACAGTCTACCGCATCTGATCTTCACCTCACCTAATTCAAATGTGTTCGCAAACAGTAACCGTACCGCTTTCGGTCCATCGATCCAATCTCGATATGCGTCTTCCTCAAGCTCCAGCGGTCAACTCATCAGAAAATCTGCAGCACCCGAGCTCGATGATAGTTTTCGACAGCTCATCAAAGGTGATATGAACATGGGTTTAGGCTTTGCGAGTGGATCAGGCTCgagggggaaaggaaaagggaGAGTTGGACCCATACTCCCCGATATAGAATtagcagaagaagaggaaccCTCACCATATCCTGAAACAGCAAAATCAAATGATGGACCGTCAACACACGATCTTGGACTTGTCATCGATCAAGGGCCTCAAAATCTCAGCTCGTCATCAAACTCAACACCGAGTAAGAAGCAGTACGGTCTGCggaatgatgatgaagatgaaatgGTGGGAGAACAAGTGTATACtaggagagaagagaggagaagtcCGGCTGTGGTTCTTGGCAGTAAGAGGTTGGGTGCGGTGGTCTTGCCtgatgagatgaagagagggatCCAGCGACAgattgatg AGCATGAAGATCCCCGCCAGATCCGCCTCTCCtatctctcccttcccgcttcttcccctcGTGCTCGAGACCGCGATACGAAACACGATCATCGGTCTGGCAAGTCACGCAAGACGTTCGAAGGAGAACTTGCCAAAGCCGCAGGAGTGCTGCCGGGACAGTATGGGGTCGTCAGAAATGTtatggaagagatggagaggagatttGGAAAGGGGTGGCTAGGTGACGGCGAGGTCGTGGAATTCTCGGGCGGTTTGGGACCTGGTATATG GGCGACAATGGATGCTATGGGCGCTTTACCGTCTTCAGGCGAATCGCCAAGAGCAGAAAAGCTCAATATACAGCTCGTCCACTCCTCCAGGCATGGGCTGGATTTGGCTAAGAAGATTTCGGAGG CCGCACCCGACTCAGCTGTTGATATACAACTCAGTCGCAAGTATACTTTTACCGGCCATACC CCATCCTTGGTCCTCTCCACTTTCCAGCTGTCCCTTTTACCGACTCAGCCATCACAACAGACGCATCTTCTGGATCTGCTAGCCCTCGAATCGCCTTATCTTGTACTTATAGATCGTTCCACTCCCGAAGGTTGGGCTGCTATATCTCGTGCTCGGACATTTATCCTCGAACAATCTACCCCAGAAAATTCACTGCACGTCATTGCACCCTGTCCCCATGATGGCGCATGTCCTTTGGCATCAACGGATGACATATGTGGATTCAGTCAAAGACTACAAAGACCAAGCTTTGTGCGGAAGACGAAACACTCTtccagaggagaagaggacgcAGGCTACTGTTACCTCGTAgttggacgaggagagcgaCCTAGCTTTACGGCAGATGCGATACAATCTGAAGGGCTTCGCCGAGCAGGAAGGATTGGAGGTGTAGGAAAtgaggaggcggagaaAGCAAGATTGAAAAcaaaaggaagaagcatCATTCGGGAGATAGAAGGTCACGAGGCTATCCTCGAAGTTGTCAGCCTTCACGAGCCACAGGAGAGTGACGATAGTCGGAGCTCTACGGAAAGCCTagacaaggacgagatcgaagggAGCTTACGGCAAGAAGCATATAGCTGGCCAAGAATGGTGGCTCCGCCCATGAAGAGGAGTGGGCATGTCACCATGGATGCGTGCTGTccagatg GCAACATCCAACGGCTGACCTTTTCCAAATCACATTCCAAGCAAGGCTACCATGATGCGCGAAAATCATCCTGGGGTGATCTGTTTCCCCACGAATCAAAGGCTACACCTGTTATACGTACACGAGGAGTGAGAAGACTGCGCAAGgctgagaaagaggaggatgaaggacTCGTCCAGGAGATCTTAGCAGCCGgactggaagaggaattgGAATCAGAGAAAGATTTTCTGGCCGGTCGGCTTGGGACAGAGTCAGATCTGGACGAGCTTGAGAGACTGGGCATCAAACCGCCAACTGCTAAAGTTATCAGTGGAGGAGTGACACACcaaggagaggatgtaACGTTCTGGAGATCTGGCGACATTGGACCATTCGGACAGCATGGACAAAAGAGACAATTCAGCTCAGCTGCTAGGCCAAGGCGAGCAAcggcag CCTACCGATCTACCCCTATCCTGCGGAAGCGCCAGATGTCCGTGCGACCTCAAGCTCGCAAATCCAAAGTCACGCTCGCTACGCTCGACGCCATGTCCGCGTCGAAAACTCCCATCACTGTCTTGACTGCATACGATTACCCCACCGCTCTGCTCTCTGAATCATGCGGCGTCGACATGGTCCTCGTGGGTGATTCACTATCTCAGGTCGCCTTGGGTCATGATTCCACCACTGCCATCACGCTCGACGAAATGATCCACCATGCCCAAGCTGTGACCCGAGGTGTCACATCCGCTTTCGTCTTTGCGGATATGCCCTTTGGATCCTTCGAGGTGTCTCTCGAGTACGGGGTAGCGAATGTTCTTCGTATGATCAAAGAGGGAGGGGTGGACGGTGTCAAGATAGAAGGTGGACTGGagatccttcctctcgtcAAGCGACTATCCGAGATCGGTATCCCTGTCATGCCTCACCTGGGCCTGCAGCCTCAACGGGCCACATCTCTCTCCGGATACTTGGTGCAGGGAAGGACGGCACGAGGATCACTGGAGATTCTCGAGAcggcggagaagatgagagacgCAGGGGCGTTCGCTGTCTTGTTGGAGGCTATACCGAGTGGAGTGGCCAGAGTCATCACGGAACAAGTGCGAGGGTTGATAACCATTGGGATCGGGGCGGGAAAAGGGACAAATGGCCAAGTATTGGTCATCACCGATGTTCTCGGAGTCTACGCGGATGACCAAGACGTGTCGCCGCTGGACATAGAGATGTCCACTTCCGCTTTGACGACTTCAGATTTGGGATCATCAGTCTGTTCCCCCAACAACACCAACGCTCTTCCGCACAAACCGTCGACCGCACCTCGGTTCGTACGTCAGTTCGGATCAGTAGGTCAAGAAGCCAGAAGAGCAGTGAGAGCATATGTCAATGCGGTCAGAGAGGGCAGTTTCCCAGATACCAAGGAGAGTTAcgggatgaagaaggaggaatgggaagaGTTTCAGAACATGGTCAAGAGCTCCAAGGGGGCGTAA